One region of Skermanella mucosa genomic DNA includes:
- the xrtA gene encoding exosortase A: protein MTQRTDMDSPGLDGGYYAAAATAPADPAWPRAIACFAGMAALLVALLHDVAGAMVHTWWTNVTYNHGFLVLPTSLYLMWLRRDGLRRLTPRLEPLGLVALAGMMLAWLLGRAGDVLAVEETALVGMLVALFVFLFGRAVARLVAFPLAFLFFMVPVGDALIPPLQDFTAVFAVGLLRLIGIPVFHDGIMIEIPNGLFRVAEACAGIRFLIANLVISALFAHLAYARRWKFWLFLGIGFALPIIANGFRAFGIILIAHLTDGRLAAGVDHLVYGWIFFSFVMILLLAIGNSFADRRLGDFPRDLSMPSAGVRRGWSWRLPLALPAVLVVLAGPAYAWTVMGPQEVPPAPAALPAPAVAGWTAAPPTDWRPAFPGADRTALAGFRSPEGRSAELFVAHYAYQRQGSEVVYYANRLEGDGWTRVESRTVEGVGGMPPARLDRMVRGQRQRLVLSWYWVGGRFTASPYEAKLYQSVATLLGIRPAAALVALSVERPEDAARFLGAFALEPYLEQAAAR, encoded by the coding sequence ATGACCCAGCGGACCGACATGGACAGTCCCGGCCTGGACGGCGGCTACTACGCCGCCGCCGCGACGGCTCCGGCCGACCCGGCCTGGCCGCGCGCGATCGCCTGCTTCGCCGGGATGGCGGCGCTGCTGGTGGCGCTGCTCCACGACGTGGCCGGAGCCATGGTTCATACCTGGTGGACCAACGTCACCTACAACCATGGTTTCCTGGTGCTGCCGACCAGCCTGTACCTGATGTGGCTGCGCCGGGACGGGCTGCGCCGGCTGACGCCCCGGCTGGAGCCGCTGGGGCTGGTCGCCCTGGCCGGGATGATGCTCGCCTGGCTGCTCGGCCGGGCCGGCGACGTGCTGGCGGTGGAGGAGACGGCGCTGGTCGGCATGCTGGTCGCGCTGTTCGTCTTCCTGTTCGGCCGCGCGGTGGCCCGGCTTGTCGCCTTCCCGCTGGCCTTCCTGTTCTTCATGGTGCCCGTGGGCGACGCGCTGATCCCGCCGCTCCAGGACTTCACCGCCGTCTTCGCGGTGGGGCTGCTGCGCCTGATCGGCATCCCGGTGTTCCACGACGGGATCATGATCGAGATCCCCAACGGCCTGTTCCGGGTCGCCGAGGCCTGCGCCGGCATCCGCTTCCTGATCGCCAACCTGGTGATCTCGGCCCTGTTCGCCCATCTGGCCTATGCCAGGCGCTGGAAGTTCTGGCTGTTCCTGGGCATCGGCTTCGCCCTGCCGATCATCGCCAACGGCTTCCGGGCGTTCGGCATCATCCTGATCGCCCACCTGACCGACGGCAGGCTGGCGGCCGGCGTGGACCACCTGGTCTATGGCTGGATCTTCTTCTCCTTCGTGATGATCCTGCTGCTCGCGATCGGCAACAGCTTCGCCGACCGCCGCCTTGGCGACTTCCCGCGCGACCTCTCGATGCCGTCCGCCGGGGTTCGCCGGGGCTGGTCCTGGCGCCTGCCGCTGGCGCTGCCGGCGGTCCTGGTGGTGCTGGCGGGTCCGGCCTATGCCTGGACGGTGATGGGTCCGCAGGAGGTCCCGCCCGCTCCGGCCGCGCTTCCGGCCCCGGCCGTGGCCGGCTGGACCGCCGCCCCGCCGACCGACTGGCGGCCGGCGTTCCCCGGCGCCGACCGTACGGCGCTGGCGGGATTCCGGAGCCCGGAAGGCCGGTCCGCCGAGCTGTTCGTCGCCCATTACGCCTACCAGCGGCAGGGGTCGGAAGTGGTCTATTACGCAAACCGGCTGGAGGGGGACGGCTGGACGCGGGTGGAGAGCCGCACGGTCGAGGGCGTCGGCGGCATGCCGCCCGCCCGGCTAGACCGGATGGTGCGCGGGCAGCGCCAGCGGCTGGTGCTTTCGTGGTACTGGGTCGGCGGACGCTTCACGGCGAGCCCGTATGAGGCCAAGTTGTACCAGAGCGTCGCCACCCTGCTCGGCATCCGTCCCGCCGCGGCCCTGGTCGCCCTGTCGGTCGAGCGGCCGGAGGACGCCGCGCGGTTCCTCGGGGCTTTCGCGCTGGAGCCATACCTGGAGCAGGCCGCCGCGCGATGA
- a CDS encoding S1 family peptidase, with translation MRRRITGAALLTALAPALGGCAGLAAPGALPNAARAETPPPVVICHEPARDLILRVAPAECRGRIIDEAEAAALASARAQRQRAQIVGDRRSRPDDRVEIRSAGSGFFINGQGQVLTGFHVVAHCAALTVSTVEGGRKPASVVASDQGMDLAVLQAKAKPKRFARFDPAPGRSRGIDASVVGYPALGAATVVPSRTAVEAWPAQVTSDFAGGGTEFSVEGRIRAGHSGSPVLDGTGRVIGMIRSKVDEVTTFRETGRFVDDVAQAVTNETIFRFLAPRNISYATRARGPELSGDDLLERAGAYSARVECWN, from the coding sequence GTGAGGAGGCGCATCACGGGAGCGGCGCTGCTGACGGCGCTGGCGCCCGCGCTGGGCGGCTGCGCCGGCCTTGCCGCCCCCGGCGCCCTCCCGAACGCCGCCCGGGCGGAGACGCCGCCGCCGGTGGTGATCTGCCACGAGCCGGCCCGGGACCTGATCCTTCGGGTGGCTCCGGCGGAATGCCGCGGCAGGATCATCGACGAGGCCGAGGCCGCCGCCCTGGCGAGCGCGCGGGCCCAACGCCAGCGGGCGCAGATCGTCGGCGACCGCCGTTCCCGGCCGGACGACAGGGTGGAGATCCGCAGCGCCGGCTCCGGCTTCTTCATCAACGGCCAGGGGCAGGTGCTGACCGGCTTCCACGTGGTGGCTCACTGCGCCGCGCTGACCGTCTCGACGGTCGAGGGCGGGCGGAAGCCGGCCAGCGTGGTCGCCTCCGACCAGGGCATGGACCTGGCGGTGCTCCAGGCCAAGGCGAAGCCGAAGCGGTTCGCCCGCTTCGACCCGGCGCCCGGCCGCAGCCGGGGCATCGACGCCTCGGTGGTGGGCTACCCGGCGCTGGGCGCCGCCACCGTCGTGCCCAGCCGAACCGCGGTGGAGGCGTGGCCGGCCCAGGTCACCTCCGATTTCGCCGGCGGCGGGACCGAATTCTCGGTCGAGGGCCGCATCCGCGCCGGCCACAGCGGCAGCCCGGTCCTGGACGGGACCGGCAGGGTGATCGGCATGATCCGCAGCAAGGTGGACGAGGTGACGACCTTCCGCGAGACCGGCCGGTTCGTCGACGACGTGGCCCAGGCCGTCACCAACGAGACGATCTTCCGCTTCCTGGCGCCCCGGAACATCTCCTACGCCACCCGTGCGCGCGGCCCCGAACTGTCCGGCGACGACCTGCTGGAGCGCGCCGGCGCCTACTCCGCCCGCGTCGAATGCTGGAACTGA
- a CDS encoding ArnT family glycosyltransferase, with protein MRRDLTGGSAGFLVAVAVLFLGTRIGWMAAVDAAPMSDQLWYFQRAAGLLDGEGYSVGGQPTAFWPVGYPAFLAGLFALFGPGVEVAKAANLVLSAAALFFLFRIARRATGSETAARAALVLAVLSPTLIFYTELLYAELLFMALLLAGLDALLAALDRPGWRRPALAGLCFGLAALVKTQALLLPACVIAAAYVLRRTGLRRAVAAGLVLHAACLTVIAPWTLRNALVLGEPVLVSTNGGFNLFMGNNPWNRWGNYMWPAPPEFTAATEGLDILEPIPDEIALDRRLNEAALSYIRENPAQALLRVPYKLDQFFRFDPLPLEQAEIGARRNGQDIGALVAAVTPLAALWHWVLVVPAFLFPFLFPWALRPRDAALAAFVPIGYFAAIAGVFFGEPRFNLPLLPLHALLAVSLAAGLLRTMPRSGTRFGKKA; from the coding sequence GTGCGCCGCGACCTGACGGGCGGAAGCGCCGGCTTCCTGGTCGCCGTGGCGGTGCTGTTCCTGGGCACCCGGATCGGCTGGATGGCGGCGGTCGACGCCGCCCCGATGAGCGACCAGCTCTGGTATTTCCAGCGCGCCGCGGGCCTGCTGGACGGCGAGGGCTACTCGGTCGGGGGGCAGCCGACGGCGTTCTGGCCGGTCGGGTACCCGGCGTTCCTGGCCGGCCTGTTCGCCTTGTTCGGCCCCGGCGTCGAGGTCGCCAAGGCCGCCAACCTCGTGCTGTCGGCGGCGGCGCTGTTCTTCCTGTTCCGCATCGCGCGGCGCGCGACGGGGTCGGAGACGGCGGCCCGGGCGGCGCTGGTGCTGGCGGTGCTGTCGCCGACGCTGATCTTCTACACCGAGCTGCTCTATGCCGAACTGCTGTTCATGGCCCTGCTGCTGGCCGGCCTGGACGCGCTGCTCGCGGCGCTGGACCGGCCCGGCTGGCGGAGGCCGGCCCTCGCCGGCCTCTGCTTCGGCCTGGCGGCGCTGGTCAAGACCCAGGCGCTGCTGCTGCCGGCCTGCGTGATCGCGGCGGCCTACGTGCTGCGCCGGACTGGCCTGCGCCGCGCCGTGGCGGCGGGGCTGGTGCTGCACGCCGCCTGCCTGACCGTGATAGCGCCCTGGACACTCCGCAACGCCCTGGTCCTGGGCGAGCCGGTGCTGGTCTCGACCAACGGCGGCTTCAACCTGTTCATGGGCAACAATCCCTGGAACCGCTGGGGCAACTACATGTGGCCGGCCCCGCCCGAATTCACCGCGGCGACGGAAGGTCTGGACATCCTGGAGCCGATCCCCGACGAGATCGCCCTGGACCGCCGGCTGAACGAGGCGGCCCTCTCCTATATCCGGGAGAATCCAGCGCAGGCCCTGCTCCGCGTGCCCTACAAGCTGGACCAGTTCTTCCGGTTCGACCCGCTGCCCCTGGAACAGGCCGAGATCGGCGCCCGGCGCAACGGCCAGGACATCGGCGCCCTGGTCGCGGCCGTCACGCCGCTCGCGGCGCTATGGCACTGGGTCCTGGTGGTGCCGGCTTTCCTGTTTCCGTTCCTGTTCCCCTGGGCGCTCCGCCCGCGCGACGCGGCGCTGGCGGCCTTCGTCCCGATCGGCTATTTCGCCGCCATCGCCGGCGTCTTCTTCGGGGAGCCCCGGTTCAACCTGCCGCTGCTGCCGCTCCATGCGCTGCTCGCGGTATCGCTGGCGGCCGGCCTGCTTCGGACGATGCCCCGGTCGGGAACGAGGTTCGGGAAAAAAGCATGA
- a CDS encoding BaiN/RdsA family NAD(P)/FAD-dependent oxidoreductase, whose translation MSAAGSTEAAARVAVIGGGPAGLMAATVLAEAGVGVELFDAMPSVGRKFLLAGRGGLNLTHSEPLEDFLPRYGDRAPTVRRWLEIFSPADLREWAAGLGVETFVGSSGRVFPVQFKASPLLRAWLRRLGALGVAVHTRHRWLGFDEAGRALVRGPDGAPRPVQADAVVLALGGASWPRLGSDGGWTGILEARGIAVRPLRPANCGFDVAWEPGFIARHEGEPLKNLALSFEGRTVRGELILTRTGIEGGAVYALGAPLRDAIERHGSARLTIDLRPQLSPEQVRDRLRRPRGSESWSTWLRKSVNLTGPLPGLLRGAAGADAGPADIARLVKALPLRLTGIKPIERAISSAGGIDLDELTGDLMLRRLPGLFAAGEMLDWEAPTGGYLLQASLSSGAAAAHGVLAHLGRQPPA comes from the coding sequence ATGAGCGCCGCCGGTTCCACGGAAGCCGCCGCAAGGGTGGCAGTCATCGGCGGCGGCCCGGCCGGCCTGATGGCGGCCACCGTCCTGGCGGAGGCGGGCGTCGGCGTCGAGCTGTTCGACGCCATGCCCTCGGTCGGGCGCAAGTTCCTGCTGGCCGGGCGCGGCGGCCTCAACCTGACCCATTCGGAACCGTTGGAGGACTTCCTGCCCCGCTACGGCGACCGGGCGCCGACCGTGCGGCGCTGGCTGGAGATCTTCTCGCCCGCCGACCTGCGCGAATGGGCCGCCGGCCTCGGCGTCGAGACCTTCGTGGGCAGCAGCGGGCGGGTGTTCCCGGTGCAGTTCAAGGCGTCGCCGCTGCTCCGCGCCTGGCTGCGGCGCCTCGGCGCCCTCGGGGTCGCCGTGCATACGCGCCACCGCTGGCTCGGCTTCGACGAGGCAGGGCGGGCGTTGGTCCGGGGTCCCGACGGCGCTCCCCGGCCCGTCCAGGCGGATGCGGTCGTCCTGGCGCTGGGCGGGGCGAGCTGGCCCCGGCTCGGCTCCGACGGCGGCTGGACCGGCATCCTGGAAGCCCGCGGCATCGCGGTGCGTCCCTTGCGGCCGGCCAACTGCGGCTTCGACGTCGCCTGGGAGCCGGGCTTCATCGCTCGGCACGAGGGGGAGCCGCTGAAGAACCTGGCGCTTAGCTTCGAGGGCCGCACGGTCCGGGGCGAGCTGATCCTGACCCGCACGGGGATCGAGGGCGGCGCCGTCTACGCCCTGGGCGCACCGCTGCGCGACGCGATCGAGCGCCACGGCTCGGCCCGCCTGACGATCGACCTGCGGCCGCAGCTTTCCCCCGAACAGGTGCGCGACCGGCTGCGGCGGCCGAGGGGGTCGGAATCCTGGTCCACCTGGCTGCGCAAGTCGGTGAATTTGACAGGTCCCCTGCCCGGCCTGCTGCGCGGCGCCGCCGGAGCCGATGCCGGGCCGGCCGACATTGCCCGGCTGGTCAAGGCGCTGCCGCTCCGCCTGACCGGCATCAAGCCGATCGAGCGCGCGATCTCCTCCGCCGGCGGCATCGACCTGGACGAGCTTACCGGCGACCTGATGCTGCGGCGCCTGCCCGGCCTGTTCGCCGCCGGGGAGATGCTGGACTGGGAAGCGCCGACCGGCGGCTATCTGCTCCAGGCTTCCCTCAGCAGCGGCGCGGCCGCCGCCCACGGCGTCCTCGCCCACCTGGGCCGGCAACCCCCAGCCTGA
- a CDS encoding ThiF family adenylyltransferase — protein MTMPTMPARAFDFDYDEAFSRNIGWVTEWEQQILRTKRVAIAGMGGVGGVHLLTLARLGIGAFNISDMDVFETVNFNRQIGASTATLGRPKVDVMAGMARDINPTAEIRRFPNGISDDNIDEFLDGVDLFIDGFDFFVLDVRAKVFARCAELGIPAITAGPIGMGTAYLVFMPGGMTFEQYFGLEGQPIEQQYVNFLVGLTPRGLHRSYLVDPSRLDLVNQRGPSTGMACQICAGVTGIEALRILLNRGGVKAAPWFHQFDAYRGRFVSKKLPGGSRHFGQRFKQKLGMRMMQAIARNAPQAKPELRASEIERILDLARWAPSGDNSQPWRFHIDGDDSVTVLVRNEAGANVYEYADGQPTLLSVGHLLETIAIAAARFGRRMEWAHVEGKSRTESRIEVRLPKQPGIRPDPLEGFVKLRSVDRTAYKRDSLTQAQKNALAEALGPDLTLSWFESRGERWKFSRLNGLATDIRLRCREAYDVHRRMIDWENPFSPHGLPSTAIGLDGMTRKLMRWAMQDWSRVERMNLLGTGAASLQLDILPGMACAGHFTIGWSTPRAARPTAEELLAAGQRLQRFWLTAAKLGLALQPSLAPLAFASYAVTGTRFTEAPKLIAKAEKLAVELGRVSGHEVDSLVFMGRIGRPRTTRPASRSHRRPLDELIVGDDRRTDGNDRQDQDVARSA, from the coding sequence ATGACCATGCCCACGATGCCTGCGCGCGCGTTCGACTTCGATTATGACGAGGCATTCAGCCGCAACATCGGGTGGGTCACCGAGTGGGAGCAGCAGATCCTGCGCACCAAGCGGGTCGCCATCGCCGGCATGGGCGGCGTCGGCGGAGTCCACCTGCTGACGCTGGCGCGCCTGGGCATCGGTGCCTTCAACATCTCGGACATGGACGTCTTCGAGACGGTCAACTTCAACCGGCAGATCGGCGCCAGCACCGCCACGCTCGGCCGGCCGAAGGTCGACGTGATGGCCGGTATGGCGCGCGACATCAACCCGACCGCCGAGATCCGCCGTTTCCCGAATGGAATCAGCGACGACAACATCGACGAGTTCCTGGACGGCGTCGACCTCTTCATCGACGGCTTCGACTTCTTCGTCCTGGACGTGCGCGCCAAGGTGTTCGCCCGCTGCGCCGAGCTGGGCATCCCGGCGATCACGGCGGGGCCGATCGGCATGGGCACGGCCTATCTGGTCTTCATGCCCGGCGGCATGACCTTCGAGCAGTATTTCGGCCTGGAAGGCCAGCCGATCGAGCAGCAATACGTCAATTTCCTGGTCGGGCTGACGCCCCGCGGCCTGCACCGCTCCTATCTGGTCGATCCGTCCCGGCTGGACCTGGTCAACCAGCGCGGCCCCTCCACCGGCATGGCCTGCCAGATCTGCGCCGGCGTGACCGGGATCGAGGCACTCCGCATCCTGCTGAACCGCGGCGGCGTCAAGGCGGCCCCCTGGTTCCACCAGTTCGACGCCTATCGCGGGCGGTTCGTCAGCAAGAAGCTGCCGGGCGGCAGCCGGCATTTCGGCCAGCGGTTCAAGCAGAAACTGGGCATGCGCATGATGCAGGCGATCGCCCGCAACGCGCCCCAGGCCAAGCCGGAGCTGCGCGCCTCGGAGATCGAGCGGATCCTCGACCTCGCCCGCTGGGCGCCCAGCGGCGACAACAGCCAGCCCTGGCGCTTCCATATCGACGGCGACGACTCGGTGACCGTGCTGGTCCGGAACGAGGCCGGTGCCAACGTCTACGAATATGCCGACGGCCAGCCGACGCTGCTGTCGGTCGGCCATCTGCTGGAGACCATCGCCATCGCGGCGGCCCGGTTCGGCCGGCGGATGGAGTGGGCGCACGTGGAGGGAAAAAGCCGGACGGAGAGCCGGATCGAAGTCAGGCTGCCCAAGCAGCCGGGCATCCGGCCCGACCCGCTGGAAGGCTTCGTCAAGCTGCGGTCGGTCGACCGGACCGCCTACAAGCGCGACAGCCTGACGCAGGCGCAGAAGAACGCGCTGGCCGAGGCGCTGGGTCCCGACCTGACCCTCTCCTGGTTCGAGAGCCGGGGGGAGCGCTGGAAGTTCTCCCGCCTCAATGGGCTGGCCACCGACATCCGCCTGCGCTGCCGGGAGGCCTACGACGTCCACCGCCGGATGATCGACTGGGAGAACCCGTTCAGCCCGCACGGCCTGCCGTCCACTGCCATCGGCCTCGACGGGATGACCCGCAAGCTGATGCGCTGGGCCATGCAGGACTGGTCGCGGGTCGAGCGGATGAACCTGCTGGGGACGGGCGCCGCCAGCCTTCAGCTGGACATCCTGCCGGGAATGGCCTGCGCCGGGCATTTCACGATCGGCTGGAGCACCCCGCGGGCCGCCCGGCCGACGGCGGAGGAACTGCTGGCCGCCGGGCAGCGGCTGCAGCGCTTCTGGCTGACCGCCGCGAAGCTGGGCCTGGCCTTGCAGCCGAGCTTGGCGCCGCTCGCCTTCGCCAGCTACGCCGTGACGGGCACGCGGTTCACGGAAGCGCCGAAGCTGATCGCCAAGGCGGAAAAGCTGGCGGTCGAGCTGGGTCGGGTGTCCGGCCACGAGGTCGACTCGCTGGTCTTCATGGGCCGCATCGGCCGTCCCAGGACGACGCGGCCGGCCAGCCGCTCCCACCGCAGGCCGCTGGACGAGCTGATCGTCGGCGACGACCGCCGGACGGACGGGAATGATCGGCAGGACCAGGATGTCGCCCGCAGCGCCTGA
- a CDS encoding PEP-CTERM/exosortase system-associated acyltransferase translates to MYHSRSGVERLVSEGQAIGNATSLTNDTAASRKSPGFTGLEYYNSVFESSVATTSDLKNNCFRIRFQVYCIDNEFEDPANNPDGFERDSFDDHSVHSLLTHRATGNAIGTVRLVLPQDGGERRVLPMQRIAGAIAADAVAPFPVYRTAEISRFSIVKSFRQHTPETGVEATLSPEEWRKMLFHLPLGLIKSCVEMSVREGITHWAAVMEPALLRLLTRLGIHFNPLGSLVDYHGRRQPCWADLGALLRRVHAERPDVWEIITDGGRLWPLDETSPAEAVAVTAPSRSACLAVAN, encoded by the coding sequence ATGTACCATTCGAGATCTGGAGTTGAGCGGCTCGTATCCGAAGGGCAGGCTATCGGCAACGCCACTTCACTCACGAACGATACCGCGGCATCGCGAAAGTCTCCCGGTTTCACCGGCCTGGAATATTACAACTCGGTTTTCGAATCTTCCGTCGCGACGACTTCAGATCTTAAGAATAATTGTTTCCGTATTCGTTTTCAGGTTTATTGCATCGATAATGAGTTCGAGGATCCCGCGAACAACCCCGACGGCTTCGAACGCGACTCCTTCGACGACCATTCCGTCCATTCCCTGCTGACCCACCGCGCCACCGGCAACGCCATCGGCACGGTCCGCCTCGTCCTGCCGCAGGACGGCGGAGAGCGCCGGGTGCTGCCGATGCAGCGGATCGCCGGCGCGATCGCCGCGGATGCCGTGGCGCCGTTCCCGGTCTACCGTACGGCCGAGATCTCCCGCTTCTCGATCGTCAAGAGTTTCCGTCAGCACACGCCGGAAACCGGGGTCGAGGCGACGCTTTCCCCCGAGGAATGGCGCAAGATGCTCTTTCATCTGCCGCTCGGGCTCATTAAGTCCTGTGTCGAAATGAGCGTGCGCGAGGGAATCACCCACTGGGCCGCGGTGATGGAGCCGGCTTTGCTTCGGCTGCTGACCCGCCTCGGCATCCATTTCAACCCGCTGGGATCGCTGGTCGATTACCATGGACGGCGGCAGCCCTGCTGGGCCGACCTGGGCGCCCTGCTGCGGCGCGTCCATGCCGAGCGTCCCGACGTGTGGGAAATCATTACCGATGGCGGCCGCCTGTGGCCGCTGGATGAAACGAGCCCGGCCGAAGCGGTCGCGGTCACCGCTCCCTCCCGGTCGGCCTGCCTCGCGGTCGCCAACTGA
- a CDS encoding LamB/YcsF family protein gives MAGISRVDLNCDMGESFGVYTLGNDADMLKIVTSANVACGFHAGDPLVIDRTVRLALEAGVAVGAHPSFLDQWGFGRRPILGEDPADIEKMLVYQIGAVQALAAAAGHRVTHVKAHGSLGNMAAVDPDLALACARAVRAVDRDLICVVMPGMETERAAERMGLRAAREIYADRTYDDDGNLTSRKKPGAVLHDAGSAADRIVRMLEEEAITTVSGARIPARIDTICVHGDNPQAVGMARTIRGRLEALGIAIEPFSRTLA, from the coding sequence ATGGCAGGGATTTCCCGGGTTGACCTGAACTGCGACATGGGCGAGAGCTTCGGCGTCTACACGCTGGGCAACGACGCCGATATGCTGAAGATCGTCACCAGCGCGAACGTCGCCTGCGGGTTCCACGCCGGCGATCCCCTGGTGATCGACCGCACCGTGCGCCTCGCCCTGGAGGCGGGCGTGGCGGTCGGCGCCCATCCCAGCTTCCTGGACCAGTGGGGTTTCGGCCGCCGACCGATCCTCGGGGAGGACCCGGCGGACATCGAGAAGATGCTGGTCTACCAGATCGGCGCGGTGCAGGCGCTCGCCGCCGCCGCGGGCCACCGGGTCACCCACGTCAAGGCGCACGGATCGCTGGGCAACATGGCGGCGGTCGATCCCGACCTCGCCCTGGCCTGCGCCCGGGCGGTGCGGGCGGTCGACCGCGACCTGATCTGCGTCGTCATGCCCGGCATGGAGACCGAGCGCGCCGCGGAACGGATGGGCCTGAGGGCCGCGCGGGAGATCTATGCCGACCGCACCTATGACGACGACGGCAACCTGACATCGCGCAAAAAGCCCGGCGCCGTGCTGCACGACGCCGGGTCGGCGGCGGACCGGATCGTCCGCATGCTGGAGGAGGAGGCGATCACGACGGTGAGCGGCGCCCGGATCCCGGCGCGGATCGACACCATCTGCGTCCACGGCGACAATCCGCAGGCGGTCGGTATGGCGCGGACGATCCGCGGGCGCCTGGAAGCCCTCGGCATCGCGATCGAGCCGTTCAGCCGGACCCTGGCGTGA
- a CDS encoding GapR family DNA-binding domain-containing protein encodes MIDAGATTAEQLKQFADRMENLLNEIDGLKNDLKDLKGEAKSAGFNIRALDRLVAIRRKDSADAETELLNDLLLYAHHTGTHLDLAVPETAEEAA; translated from the coding sequence TTGATCGACGCTGGTGCTACGACGGCCGAACAGTTGAAGCAGTTCGCCGACCGCATGGAAAACCTGCTGAACGAAATCGATGGACTGAAGAACGACCTCAAGGACCTGAAGGGCGAGGCGAAATCGGCCGGCTTCAACATCAGGGCGCTCGACCGGCTGGTCGCGATCCGCCGCAAGGACTCGGCCGACGCCGAGACCGAACTGCTGAACGACCTGCTGCTCTACGCCCACCACACCGGCACGCATCTCGACCTCGCGGTTCCGGAGACGGCCGAGGAAGCAGCCTGA
- a CDS encoding sensor histidine kinase: MGTAIPGQQISEIQRLEALRRYGILDTPREEEFDDVTRLAAYVCRAPVALVSFVDANRQWFKSEIGLDASETPLNASVCRLAIKQSELFIVPDLAADGRFSDNPLVAGPPGMRFYAGALLRTSDGHALGTLCVLDHEPRPGLDEEQKAALSTLARQVMSLLELRRSIQQKDLMLKEVNHRVKNSLQLVSSLLRLESRQISDPVTRRHFDEACSRVATVARVHERLYKTDKVGVVEFGMFLRDLCADLAHSAMVEQGHHIEVEADTHELPTDKVIPLALVVNELVTNAVKYAYPAGRRGVIRVRFKTLPDGGFEVGVADEGVGLPAGFDPANTQSLGMRMVCALLGQFGGELACESGPSGTMFRIHAAG, translated from the coding sequence ATGGGCACCGCCATTCCTGGCCAGCAGATCTCCGAGATCCAGCGGCTCGAAGCACTTCGCCGGTACGGCATACTCGACACCCCCCGCGAGGAGGAGTTCGACGACGTCACGCGCCTTGCAGCCTATGTCTGCCGCGCGCCGGTCGCGCTCGTGAGCTTCGTCGACGCAAACCGCCAGTGGTTCAAGTCGGAGATCGGACTGGACGCCAGCGAGACCCCGTTGAACGCGTCGGTCTGCCGCCTCGCCATCAAGCAGTCGGAGCTCTTCATCGTGCCCGACCTGGCCGCGGACGGCCGGTTCTCCGACAACCCGCTGGTGGCCGGACCTCCGGGCATGCGTTTCTATGCCGGCGCGTTGCTGAGGACCTCGGACGGGCATGCCCTCGGCACGTTGTGCGTCCTCGACCACGAGCCCCGCCCCGGCCTGGACGAGGAGCAGAAAGCCGCCCTGTCCACCCTCGCCCGCCAGGTGATGTCCCTGCTGGAGCTGCGCCGCTCGATCCAGCAGAAGGACCTGATGCTCAAGGAAGTCAACCACCGGGTCAAGAACAGCCTCCAGCTCGTCTCCAGCCTGCTGCGGCTGGAAAGCCGCCAGATCTCCGATCCGGTGACGCGCCGCCATTTCGACGAGGCCTGCTCCCGCGTCGCCACCGTCGCCCGGGTCCACGAGCGCCTGTACAAGACCGACAAGGTCGGGGTCGTGGAATTCGGCATGTTCCTGCGCGACCTGTGTGCCGACCTGGCCCACTCCGCGATGGTCGAGCAGGGTCACCATATCGAGGTGGAGGCCGACACCCACGAACTGCCGACCGACAAGGTCATCCCGCTGGCGCTGGTCGTCAACGAACTGGTGACCAACGCAGTCAAGTATGCCTACCCCGCGGGCCGCCGCGGCGTGATACGAGTCCGTTTCAAGACCCTGCCGGACGGCGGGTTCGAGGTCGGCGTCGCGGACGAGGGGGTCGGATTGCCCGCCGGGTTCGATCCCGCGAACACCCAAAGCCTGGGAATGCGCATGGTTTGCGCCCTGCTGGGGCAGTTCGGCGGCGAGTTAGCCTGTGAGTCCGGCCCGTCCGGAACCATGTTCCGGATCCACGCCGCGGGGTGA
- a CDS encoding response regulator, whose translation MRSRRVRILIVEDEAIPAMLLEEMVEDLGFTVCGKAISGPGAVMAAEDYRPDLILMDIRLAQGTDGIDAAVEIRQRLGIPSLFMSAFSDQATLKRAQAAQPVGFVGKPYDDARLGAALTAALQGMGLAED comes from the coding sequence GTGCGATCGCGGCGCGTCCGCATCCTGATCGTGGAGGACGAGGCGATCCCGGCCATGCTGCTGGAGGAAATGGTCGAAGACCTGGGGTTCACCGTCTGCGGCAAGGCGATATCCGGTCCCGGCGCCGTGATGGCCGCCGAGGACTACCGGCCGGACCTCATCCTGATGGACATCCGGCTTGCGCAGGGGACGGACGGCATCGACGCCGCCGTCGAGATCCGCCAGCGCCTCGGCATTCCGTCCCTCTTCATGAGCGCCTTCAGCGACCAGGCCACCCTGAAGCGGGCACAGGCGGCCCAACCTGTCGGTTTCGTCGGCAAGCCCTATGACGACGCCCGGCTGGGTGCCGCGCTGACCGCGGCGCTCCAGGGCATGGGGCTGGCCGAGGACTGA